The following proteins are co-located in the Spinactinospora alkalitolerans genome:
- a CDS encoding substrate-binding and VWA domain-containing protein, which yields MGRHRGNADADEADYPPRRSGRSRRRRGRGGAFVALAAAFAIIIGLGITGWVLIDRSGGCGGQDVPLSVAAAPELAPVLTQAASAFNSENHGVEGRCVRVEVRGVDSANVAYGITGAGPTIGDTDSDVWIPDSNLWPKIVKRDSGEATVTDTGTSVARSPLVLAVPEKAAESAEEAGEAPSWQNLVPTGEPESGDYDVRLIDPVRSSSGLATLALIHGAIGGGEESKPALIAALQALQQGVAADEEAAFSSLSGGEDGDSTPVMVMSEQAAWRYNSEHGDSAARVSYPEGGSYTLDYPYVLRTSDPLVLQAAEEFRTALTDPQTQESIRAEGFRSSDDQADTGVLKEESGFRSEAPENLPTPSDSAVDSLIQAWNQLKLNSRVLTVLDISGSMAEPVPGTGMTRMGVTSRAAVEGLTLFPDDAELGLWEFSVQINNDLDYREILPVEALGADVDGGTQRDVLSGALSEVEPKPDGDTGLYDTILAAYREMSRTYKSDRVNTILVLTDGNNDDDQSVSLDQLLATLKEEHSQSAPVSVISIAFGPDIDPEPLRQIAQVTNGAAYSTDDPTEIGEIFLKSFALRIDEGGDEEQ from the coding sequence TTGGGACGCCACCGCGGAAACGCAGACGCAGACGAGGCCGACTACCCGCCGCGCCGCTCCGGCCGGAGCCGTCGCCGCCGCGGCAGGGGCGGTGCCTTCGTCGCGTTGGCGGCCGCCTTCGCCATCATCATCGGCCTGGGCATCACCGGCTGGGTGCTGATCGACCGCAGCGGCGGCTGCGGCGGCCAGGACGTCCCGCTGAGCGTCGCGGCGGCGCCCGAACTCGCCCCGGTGCTCACCCAGGCCGCCTCGGCCTTCAACAGCGAGAACCACGGCGTGGAGGGCCGGTGCGTCCGGGTCGAGGTGCGCGGCGTCGACTCGGCCAACGTCGCCTACGGGATCACCGGCGCCGGCCCGACGATCGGCGACACCGACTCCGACGTGTGGATCCCGGACTCCAACCTGTGGCCCAAGATCGTCAAGCGCGACTCCGGCGAGGCGACCGTCACCGACACCGGCACCTCGGTGGCCCGCTCCCCGCTGGTCCTGGCCGTACCGGAGAAGGCAGCGGAGAGCGCCGAGGAGGCCGGGGAGGCCCCGTCCTGGCAGAACCTCGTCCCCACCGGGGAACCCGAATCCGGCGACTACGACGTGCGCCTGATCGACCCGGTCCGCAGCTCCTCCGGCCTGGCGACGCTCGCGCTGATCCACGGCGCGATCGGCGGCGGCGAGGAGTCCAAGCCCGCTCTCATCGCCGCACTCCAGGCGCTGCAGCAGGGGGTGGCCGCCGATGAGGAGGCCGCGTTCAGCTCCCTGAGCGGCGGGGAGGACGGCGACAGCACTCCCGTCATGGTCATGTCCGAGCAGGCGGCGTGGCGCTACAACTCCGAGCACGGGGACTCCGCGGCCCGCGTCAGCTACCCCGAGGGCGGCAGCTACACCCTCGACTACCCCTATGTCCTGCGCACCAGCGACCCGCTCGTCCTGCAGGCCGCCGAGGAGTTCCGCACCGCGCTGACCGACCCGCAGACGCAGGAGTCGATCCGGGCGGAGGGGTTCCGCTCCTCCGACGACCAGGCCGACACCGGCGTGCTCAAGGAGGAGTCCGGCTTCCGGAGCGAGGCCCCGGAGAACCTGCCCACGCCCAGCGACAGCGCCGTGGACTCGCTGATCCAGGCGTGGAACCAGCTCAAGCTGAACAGCCGCGTACTCACCGTGCTCGACATCTCCGGCTCCATGGCCGAGCCCGTGCCCGGCACCGGCATGACCCGCATGGGCGTCACGTCCCGGGCGGCGGTCGAAGGCCTGACCCTGTTCCCCGACGACGCCGAACTCGGCCTGTGGGAGTTCTCCGTCCAGATCAACAACGACCTGGACTACCGCGAGATCCTGCCGGTCGAGGCGCTCGGCGCCGACGTGGACGGCGGGACCCAGCGCGACGTGCTGAGCGGCGCACTGTCCGAGGTCGAGCCCAAGCCCGACGGCGACACCGGCCTCTACGACACGATCCTCGCCGCCTACCGCGAGATGTCGCGCACCTACAAGAGCGATCGGGTGAACACGATCCTGGTCCTCACCGACGGCAACAACGACGACGACCAGAGCGTCTCGCTGGACCAACTGCTCGCCACGCTGAAGGAGGAGCACTCCCAGAGCGCTCCGGTGTCGGTCATCTCCATCGCCTTCGGCCCCGACATCGATCCCGAGCCGCTGCGCCAGATCGCGCAGGTCACCAACGGCGCGGCCTACAGCACCGACGACCCCACCGAGATCGGTGAGATCTTCCTGAAGTCGTTCGCGCTGCGCATCGACGAGGGCGGGGACGAGGAGCAGTGA
- a CDS encoding DUF2510 domain-containing protein, with product MGGSIEPGWYADPHGVEDRLRWWNGDEWTQHVRSLSELTGGSGGSTGERTRNPDDPEATADLSDAPSRPGAGGEADPDGATADLSGVFGRSGTEAAPDESTADLSEALDGGTAPDSTMRVDPHASARPVDDEPSTMRIDPHTAPRREPDDEQPTADMSGGAAGSTMRVDPHADDSGPASARPVDDEPSTMRIDPHTPPRREPDDEQPTADMSGGAAGSTMRVDPHADGSGAPPSTASSTPTTPPWPVWPGPAPVRRRRAAPGSTNSSGT from the coding sequence ATGGGTGGATCGATCGAGCCGGGTTGGTACGCGGATCCTCACGGGGTGGAGGACCGGCTGCGCTGGTGGAACGGTGACGAATGGACGCAGCACGTCCGTTCGCTGTCCGAACTCACCGGCGGATCCGGCGGCTCGACGGGCGAACGCACCCGGAATCCCGACGACCCCGAGGCGACGGCCGACCTCAGCGATGCGCCGTCCCGGCCCGGAGCCGGAGGGGAGGCCGACCCCGACGGGGCGACCGCGGACCTCAGCGGGGTGTTCGGGCGCTCCGGGACCGAAGCCGCCCCGGACGAGTCGACCGCGGACCTGAGCGAGGCCCTGGACGGCGGCACCGCCCCCGATTCCACCATGCGCGTCGATCCCCACGCCTCCGCGCGGCCGGTGGATGACGAGCCCTCCACCATGCGCATCGATCCCCACACCGCACCCCGGCGGGAACCCGACGACGAGCAGCCCACCGCCGACATGAGCGGCGGCGCGGCCGGCTCCACCATGCGCGTCGACCCCCACGCCGACGACTCCGGTCCGGCCTCCGCGCGGCCGGTGGATGACGAGCCCTCCACCATGCGCATCGATCCCCACACCCCGCCCCGGCGAGAGCCCGACGACGAGCAGCCCACCGCCGACATGAGCGGCGGCGCGGCCGGCTCCACCATGCGCGTCGACCCCCACGCCGACGGCTCCGGCGCCCCTCCCAGCACCGCTTCTTCAACCCCGACGACCCCGCCCTGGCCGGTATGGCCGGGCCCGGCTCCGGTGAGGAGGAGAAGGGCGGCTCCAGGTTCAACAAATTCCTCGGGAACCTGA